Proteins from a single region of Haloterrigena alkaliphila:
- a CDS encoding acylphosphatase, with protein MAGRTRAHVFVSGTVQGVYYRATTRDTARERGVGGWVKNLEDGRVEAIFEGPEDAVEGMIEWCHTGSPAADVEDVEAEFEEPQGEDGFEIRH; from the coding sequence ATGGCAGGGCGAACCCGCGCACACGTCTTCGTCTCCGGCACGGTACAGGGCGTCTACTACCGCGCGACCACCCGCGACACGGCCCGCGAGCGGGGCGTCGGCGGCTGGGTAAAGAACCTCGAGGACGGTCGCGTCGAGGCGATCTTCGAAGGCCCCGAGGACGCCGTCGAGGGAATGATCGAGTGGTGTCACACGGGCAGCCCCGCTGCCGACGTCGAGGACGTCGAGGCCGAGTTCGAGGAACCCCAGGGCGAGGACGGCTTCGAAATTCGGCACTGA
- the phaC gene encoding class III poly(R)-hydroxyalkanoic acid synthase subunit PhaC: protein MKNPYATVLDMQRQAWEATADLADKSRVAPDRTETVENIEVGQTPSEVVYEENKLELLHYESQTEEQHDVPILIVYALINKPYILDLQPDRSVVRTLLEAGFDVYLIDWGEPSKLDRSLSLDDYVNRYIDNCVDVVRERSGQDSINVLGYCMGGTKSAMYASLYPEKVKNLGLMAAGLCFAGEGGVLELWGGEEFYDPETVTETFGNVPAEFLDVGFALMDPVANNVTKYVRFYDNMEDEEFVENFARMERWLDEGIDVAGEAYEEFIGDIYQDNKLYNNELYLGGEHVDISNIDMPVLQIVAEYDHLIPPGASKPFNEVIGSDDTEVLEFATGHIGMSVSSRSHEELWPQVSEWFEERSDGESEAQRASDSRAAEPRDTDVDSEPETPGAEDADAALAEDVAGDESGAEDLADGGTSIETGGSSVDAEPTDLDVETSDRHGEDRSDEEILERGEDDVQDEPAEPGEMTIDEGVAEETTDEDVDAESAIASETDDLTDLNGVGQAYADDLSEAGIDTFAQLADADAAELAADTGISPSRIEDWIEQARSR from the coding sequence ATGAAGAACCCGTACGCGACCGTTCTGGACATGCAACGCCAGGCCTGGGAGGCGACCGCCGACCTGGCCGACAAGAGCCGGGTGGCACCCGATCGGACCGAGACCGTCGAGAACATCGAGGTCGGCCAGACGCCCAGCGAGGTCGTCTACGAGGAGAACAAGCTCGAACTCCTCCACTACGAGTCGCAGACGGAGGAGCAACACGACGTGCCGATCCTCATCGTCTACGCGCTGATCAACAAGCCCTACATCCTCGACCTCCAGCCGGACCGCTCGGTGGTCCGAACCTTGCTCGAGGCCGGCTTCGACGTCTACCTGATCGACTGGGGCGAACCCTCCAAACTGGACCGCTCGCTGTCGCTCGACGACTACGTCAACCGCTACATCGACAACTGCGTCGACGTCGTCCGCGAGCGCTCCGGGCAGGACTCGATCAACGTTCTGGGCTACTGCATGGGCGGCACGAAGTCGGCCATGTACGCCTCGCTGTACCCCGAGAAGGTCAAGAACCTCGGCCTGATGGCCGCCGGGCTCTGCTTCGCCGGCGAGGGCGGCGTCCTCGAGCTCTGGGGCGGCGAGGAGTTCTACGACCCCGAGACGGTCACCGAGACCTTCGGCAACGTGCCCGCCGAGTTCTTGGACGTCGGCTTCGCGCTGATGGACCCCGTCGCGAACAACGTGACGAAGTACGTCCGCTTCTACGACAACATGGAGGACGAAGAGTTCGTCGAGAACTTCGCGCGGATGGAACGCTGGCTCGACGAGGGCATCGACGTCGCCGGCGAGGCCTACGAGGAGTTCATCGGCGACATCTACCAGGACAACAAGCTCTACAACAACGAGCTCTATCTGGGCGGCGAGCACGTCGACATCTCCAACATCGACATGCCCGTCCTCCAGATCGTCGCGGAGTACGACCACCTCATCCCGCCGGGAGCCTCCAAACCGTTCAACGAGGTCATCGGCTCGGACGACACCGAGGTCCTCGAGTTCGCGACGGGCCACATCGGCATGTCGGTCTCATCGCGCAGCCACGAGGAGCTCTGGCCGCAGGTCAGCGAGTGGTTCGAGGAGCGCTCGGACGGGGAAAGCGAGGCGCAACGCGCCTCGGATAGTCGGGCGGCGGAGCCGCGAGACACCGACGTCGATTCGGAGCCCGAAACGCCCGGAGCCGAAGACGCCGACGCCGCGCTGGCCGAAGACGTCGCCGGCGACGAGTCGGGCGCGGAGGACCTCGCCGACGGCGGCACGAGCATCGAGACCGGCGGGAGCAGTGTGGACGCCGAACCGACCGACCTCGACGTCGAGACGAGCGACCGCCACGGCGAGGACCGCTCCGACGAGGAGATCCTCGAGCGGGGCGAGGACGACGTGCAAGACGAGCCCGCCGAACCGGGCGAGATGACCATCGACGAGGGGGTCGCCGAGGAAACTACCGACGAGGACGTCGACGCCGAGTCGGCGATCGCGTCCGAGACCGACGATCTGACCGACCTGAACGGAGTCGGGCAGGCCTACGCGGACGATCTCTCGGAGGCCGGCATCGATACCTTCGCCCAACTCGCCGACGCGGACGCCGCGGAACTGGCCGCCGATACCGGCATCTCGCCCAGTCGCATCGAAGACTGGATCGAACAGGCCCGGAGCCGGTAG
- a CDS encoding transcription initiation factor IIB yields the protein MTDTTIKTYTGETESEETTEQEGEQEHCPECGGRLVSDAEHAETVCDDCGLVVEEDEIDRGPEWRAFDAAEKDKKSRVGAPTTNMMHDQGLSTNIGWQDKDAYGRALSSRQRQKMQRLRTWNERFRTRDSKERNLKQALGEIDRMASALGLPENVRETASVIYRRALEEDLLPGRSIEGVATASLYAAARQAGTPRSLDEISAVSRVEKMELTRTYRYIIRELGLEVKPADPEHYVPRFVSDLDLSDETERMARELLESARQEGVHSGKSPVGLAAASVYAAALLTNEKVTQNDVSEVASISEVTIRNRYKELLEASDTAAPA from the coding sequence ATGACAGACACCACCATCAAAACGTACACCGGCGAGACGGAGAGCGAGGAAACCACCGAGCAGGAGGGAGAGCAAGAGCACTGTCCGGAGTGTGGCGGCCGACTCGTCTCGGACGCCGAGCACGCCGAGACCGTCTGCGACGACTGCGGTCTCGTCGTCGAGGAAGACGAGATCGACCGCGGCCCCGAGTGGCGAGCCTTCGACGCCGCCGAGAAGGACAAGAAATCCCGCGTCGGCGCCCCCACGACGAACATGATGCACGACCAGGGGCTCTCGACGAACATCGGCTGGCAGGACAAAGACGCCTACGGCCGTGCGCTCTCGAGTCGCCAGCGCCAGAAGATGCAGCGCCTGCGCACCTGGAACGAGCGCTTTCGCACCCGCGACTCCAAGGAGCGCAACCTGAAGCAGGCGCTCGGCGAGATCGACCGGATGGCCTCCGCGCTCGGCCTGCCGGAGAACGTCCGCGAAACGGCCAGCGTGATCTACCGCCGCGCGCTCGAGGAGGACCTGCTGCCGGGCCGCTCGATCGAGGGCGTCGCGACGGCCTCGCTGTACGCCGCCGCTCGGCAGGCCGGCACGCCGCGCAGCTTAGACGAGATCTCGGCGGTCAGCCGCGTCGAGAAGATGGAGCTGACTCGGACCTACCGGTACATCATCCGGGAGCTCGGCCTCGAGGTCAAGCCCGCGGACCCCGAACACTACGTCCCGCGGTTCGTCAGCGATCTCGACCTCTCGGACGAAACCGAGCGCATGGCCCGCGAACTGCTCGAGTCGGCGCGTCAGGAGGGCGTCCACAGCGGCAAGTCGCCGGTCGGCCTCGCGGCCGCCTCGGTGTACGCCGCCGCCCTGCTGACTAACGAGAAGGTTACCCAGAACGACGTCAGCGAGGTCGCCAGCATCTCCGAGGTAACCATCCGCAACCGCTACAAGGAACTGCTAGAGGCCTCCGACACGGCAGCCCCGGCGTAA
- a CDS encoding DUF555 domain-containing protein: protein MNCRVVVEAAVPVFDVETPDEAIRIAISKTGEMLNPDLNYVEINMGERTSPSGEELPPAFIAADEALVALELEMTVFNVERDEHASRIARKEIGQRLENIPLEVLSIEEIEDEDEDDESDAETNADESNGDDDESTDRSASGDESTTSESDEEEEEILPEFEDLVE, encoded by the coding sequence ATGAACTGCAGGGTTGTCGTCGAAGCCGCCGTGCCGGTGTTCGACGTGGAGACGCCAGACGAGGCGATCCGGATCGCCATCTCGAAGACCGGTGAGATGTTGAACCCTGACCTGAACTACGTCGAGATCAACATGGGCGAGCGCACCTCCCCGTCGGGGGAGGAGTTGCCGCCCGCGTTCATCGCGGCCGACGAAGCCCTCGTCGCACTCGAGTTGGAGATGACCGTCTTCAACGTCGAGCGCGACGAGCACGCCTCGCGGATCGCACGGAAGGAGATCGGGCAACGCCTCGAGAACATCCCGCTCGAGGTCCTCAGCATCGAGGAGATCGAAGACGAGGACGAGGACGACGAGTCGGACGCCGAAACCAACGCCGACGAGTCGAATGGCGACGACGACGAGTCGACGGATCGGTCGGCTTCGGGGGACGAGTCGACCACGTCGGAGAGCGACGAGGAGGAGGAGGAAATTCTCCCCGAGTTCGAGGACTTAGTCGAGTAA
- a CDS encoding NAD(P)H-dependent flavin oxidoreductase, whose protein sequence is MALRTSLCDRLEIDYPIVQAPIGSATTPELAAAVSNAGGLGHLAVTWRDREETRAVIRETRERTDAPFAVNLALDDATTVVDTDAHLEAVLEAGAPIVSFSFGDAAPYVDRVHEASATAMQTVGSAAGAREAVDAGVDVVVTQGLEAGGHVQSEVATTALVPRVADAVGDEVPIVAAGGIADGRGIAAALALGADGAWLGTRFVATEEANVHDEYRRRLREGDETDTAYTSLYDKGWPETPHRVLENETLERWREAGEPPAGERPGEDDVVARTDSGDGDSIERYDVALATPDLEGDIQSMALYAGQSVGLTDDVRPAVTVLEDLLAETRDVITGLPGRRS, encoded by the coding sequence ATGGCGCTCCGGACGTCCCTCTGTGACCGCCTCGAGATCGACTACCCGATCGTGCAGGCGCCGATCGGCAGCGCGACGACGCCCGAACTCGCGGCGGCCGTCTCGAACGCCGGCGGACTGGGCCACCTCGCGGTGACGTGGCGCGACCGCGAGGAGACCCGCGCGGTGATCCGCGAGACTCGCGAGCGAACCGACGCGCCGTTCGCGGTCAACCTTGCCCTCGACGACGCGACGACGGTCGTCGACACCGACGCGCACCTCGAGGCCGTCCTCGAGGCGGGTGCACCGATCGTCTCCTTCTCGTTCGGCGACGCAGCCCCCTACGTCGACCGCGTCCACGAGGCGAGCGCGACGGCGATGCAAACCGTCGGCAGCGCCGCCGGTGCGCGCGAAGCGGTCGACGCCGGCGTCGACGTCGTGGTCACGCAGGGCCTCGAGGCCGGCGGCCACGTCCAGAGCGAGGTTGCGACGACGGCGCTCGTTCCCCGGGTCGCGGACGCGGTCGGCGACGAGGTCCCGATCGTCGCGGCGGGCGGCATCGCGGACGGTCGCGGCATCGCCGCGGCGCTCGCACTCGGTGCGGACGGCGCGTGGCTCGGCACCCGATTCGTGGCGACCGAGGAAGCGAACGTCCACGACGAGTATCGACGACGGCTCCGCGAGGGCGACGAAACGGACACTGCGTACACCTCCCTCTACGACAAGGGCTGGCCCGAGACGCCCCACCGCGTGCTCGAGAACGAGACGCTCGAGCGCTGGCGGGAGGCCGGTGAGCCGCCAGCGGGCGAGCGGCCCGGCGAGGACGACGTGGTCGCGCGGACCGACAGCGGCGACGGCGACTCCATCGAACGCTACGACGTGGCGCTGGCGACGCCCGACCTCGAGGGCGATATCCAGTCGATGGCGCTGTACGCCGGGCAGAGCGTCGGGCTGACCGACGACGTTCGACCGGCCGTAACGGTCCTCGAGGACCTCCTCGCGGAGACGCGAGACGTGATTACCGGGCTCCCGGGTCGCCGCTCGTGA
- the moaC gene encoding cyclic pyranopterin monophosphate synthase MoaC, protein MSDDPTPAEGSNPDPRADAAETDSADLTHTTDAGDVQMVDVGDKPDSERRAVAAGEIRLQPSTIEAIGDDEIGKGDVLATARVGAIQAVKHTWETIPMCHQIPITNVDTAFDLREDRVECEVAVETTGKTGCEMEALEGVTTGLNVVWDMVKAVEKDDDGQYPETGIENVRVVAKEKHRK, encoded by the coding sequence ATGTCTGACGATCCGACGCCGGCAGAAGGCTCGAATCCCGATCCGAGAGCCGACGCCGCCGAGACCGACTCCGCGGATCTCACCCACACCACCGACGCAGGCGACGTCCAGATGGTCGACGTCGGGGACAAACCCGACAGCGAGCGCCGCGCGGTCGCCGCCGGCGAGATTCGCCTGCAGCCCTCGACGATCGAGGCCATCGGGGACGACGAAATCGGCAAGGGCGACGTCCTCGCCACCGCCCGCGTCGGTGCGATCCAGGCGGTCAAACACACCTGGGAAACGATCCCGATGTGCCACCAGATCCCGATTACCAACGTCGACACGGCGTTCGACCTGCGCGAGGACCGCGTCGAGTGCGAGGTGGCCGTCGAGACGACCGGCAAGACGGGCTGCGAGATGGAGGCCCTCGAGGGCGTCACGACCGGCCTCAACGTCGTCTGGGACATGGTGAAGGCCGTCGAGAAGGACGACGACGGCCAGTACCCCGAGACGGGTATCGAGAACGTGCGGGTCGTGGCGAAGGAGAAACACCGGAAGTGA
- a CDS encoding UPF0058 family protein: MKKQELIHLHGLLAEVSNQCAEWDDCQIDLDEYESLGIRPTSIHKSKTDHKAAVFALAGGITMNMREGEQEAVAATAD; this comes from the coding sequence ATGAAGAAGCAGGAGCTCATTCACCTTCACGGCCTTCTCGCGGAGGTATCGAACCAGTGCGCGGAGTGGGACGACTGTCAGATCGACCTCGATGAGTACGAATCGCTCGGGATTCGACCGACATCGATTCACAAGTCGAAAACTGATCACAAAGCTGCTGTCTTCGCGCTTGCCGGGGGAATCACCATGAACATGCGCGAGGGAGAGCAGGAAGCAGTCGCCGCTACTGCGGACTGA
- a CDS encoding NAD(P)H-hydrate dehydratase: MITGERMGAVDENAAALGVPRKQLMESSGHAVARAVRDAAEPGASVAIVAGRGNNGGDAFVAARFLDAYDVTTLLLGRSENIGTDIARENWDALQQAAYDTREVKDSSGFDLPGADVIVDAMLGTGISGDLREPAATAAEAINAADATVVAVDVPSGFDADGGDHAANCVEADRVVTFHDAKPGLQDLDAEVTVADIGIPAAAERYVGPGDIELARPDGREGRPNVIGGGPYTGAPALAAQAALRASAELAFVAAPESVAGEIQGYSEDLIVQPYEEDVLTPEVADDLLETVENYDSVVVIGPGLGTADETLEATRRFLESYTGRAVVDADALAVVPDVETDATLVCTPNRGELARMGGPDTDDLAAAADEIESFAAELGHVVLAKGANDVITDGERTRISRSGTVGMKVGGTGDTLAGIVAALLEHADPLDAAAAGAHVNGLAGERLAESQAYGFLASDMLAEIPAVLWDGGDSDV; encoded by the coding sequence ATGATCACAGGCGAGCGGATGGGCGCCGTCGACGAGAACGCCGCGGCGCTGGGCGTCCCGCGAAAGCAGTTGATGGAGTCGAGCGGACACGCCGTCGCCCGCGCGGTCCGAGACGCCGCGGAGCCGGGTGCTAGCGTCGCTATCGTCGCCGGTCGGGGAAACAACGGCGGCGACGCGTTCGTCGCGGCCCGCTTCCTCGATGCGTACGACGTCACCACGCTCCTGCTGGGTCGCTCCGAGAACATCGGAACCGACATCGCTCGGGAGAACTGGGACGCGCTCCAGCAAGCGGCATACGACACGCGAGAGGTCAAAGACTCGAGCGGGTTCGACCTCCCCGGCGCGGACGTGATCGTCGACGCGATGCTGGGAACCGGGATCAGCGGCGACCTCCGTGAACCGGCGGCGACCGCAGCCGAAGCGATCAACGCGGCCGATGCGACCGTCGTCGCGGTCGACGTCCCCTCGGGGTTCGACGCCGATGGGGGCGACCACGCCGCTAACTGCGTCGAGGCCGACCGCGTCGTCACCTTCCACGACGCGAAACCGGGACTCCAGGACCTCGACGCGGAAGTCACCGTCGCGGACATCGGCATCCCGGCCGCCGCGGAGCGGTACGTCGGCCCCGGCGATATCGAACTCGCGCGACCCGACGGTCGGGAGGGACGACCGAACGTCATCGGCGGTGGTCCCTACACCGGGGCGCCCGCGCTTGCCGCACAGGCCGCGCTGCGGGCCAGCGCGGAACTCGCCTTCGTCGCCGCGCCCGAATCCGTCGCGGGCGAGATCCAGGGCTACAGCGAGGACCTGATCGTCCAGCCCTACGAGGAGGACGTGCTCACCCCCGAGGTGGCCGACGACCTGCTCGAGACCGTCGAGAACTACGACAGCGTCGTCGTCATCGGTCCCGGCCTCGGCACCGCCGACGAGACGCTCGAGGCGACCCGCCGGTTCCTCGAGTCCTACACCGGGCGGGCGGTCGTCGACGCGGACGCCCTCGCGGTCGTCCCCGACGTCGAGACCGACGCGACGCTGGTCTGTACGCCCAACCGCGGCGAACTCGCGCGGATGGGCGGGCCGGACACCGACGATCTGGCCGCCGCGGCGGACGAGATCGAGTCCTTCGCGGCCGAACTGGGCCACGTCGTGCTCGCGAAGGGGGCGAACGACGTGATCACGGACGGCGAGCGAACGCGGATCAGTCGCTCGGGAACCGTGGGGATGAAAGTCGGCGGCACCGGCGACACGCTCGCCGGGATCGTCGCGGCGCTGCTGGAACACGCCGACCCGCTCGATGCCGCCGCGGCAGGAGCCCACGTCAACGGCCTCGCGGGCGAACGCCTCGCGGAGAGTCAGGCGTACGGCTTCCTCGCGTCGGACATGCTCGCGGAGATTCCCGCGGTCCTGTGGGATGGCGGTGATTCCGATGTCTGA
- a CDS encoding DNA-3-methyladenine glycosylase family protein, whose amino-acid sequence METGTIPVDELAGGLDPYRTLESGQSYLWRRSDGEMYGGRPAPDAWYYTVVDGAVVRVRDRPDGDATAGEPNKTRRSSSVRRTDVGVLEWESTVDADPLVRRLLRLDDDLEAIVEAAPDDPLLREAYEAHRGMRLVDDPPFGCLISFICSAQMRVDRIHTMVSTLAREYGDPIPFDGETYHAFPTPEQLAAATEAELRELGLGYRAPYVVRTAEMVASGEAHPNEARDLEYEAAREYLTRFVGVGDKVADCVLLFSLGFDEAVPLDTWLKSAIEEYYPDCDRGSYAATSRAIRERLGGEYAGYAQTYIFHHLRTGE is encoded by the coding sequence ATGGAGACAGGGACGATCCCGGTCGACGAACTCGCCGGCGGACTCGACCCGTATCGCACGCTCGAGAGCGGCCAGAGCTACCTCTGGCGGCGCAGCGACGGCGAGATGTACGGCGGCCGGCCGGCTCCCGACGCGTGGTATTACACGGTCGTCGACGGCGCGGTCGTCCGCGTCCGCGACCGCCCGGACGGCGACGCGACCGCGGGTGAGCCGAATAAGACGAGGCGATCCTCGTCGGTCCGACGGACCGACGTTGGCGTCCTCGAGTGGGAGTCCACCGTCGACGCCGACCCGCTCGTCCGTCGGCTGTTGCGCCTCGACGACGACCTCGAGGCAATCGTCGAAGCCGCCCCGGACGACCCCCTGCTCCGCGAGGCCTACGAGGCCCACCGCGGAATGCGACTGGTCGACGATCCGCCCTTCGGCTGTCTGATCTCGTTCATCTGCTCGGCCCAGATGCGGGTCGACCGGATCCACACGATGGTCTCGACGCTGGCCCGGGAATACGGCGATCCGATCCCCTTCGACGGCGAGACGTACCACGCGTTTCCGACGCCCGAACAACTCGCCGCGGCGACCGAAGCTGAACTGCGCGAACTGGGGCTGGGGTACCGGGCACCGTACGTCGTTCGGACCGCCGAGATGGTGGCCAGCGGCGAGGCACATCCGAACGAGGCCCGGGACCTCGAGTACGAGGCCGCTCGAGAGTACCTGACGCGGTTCGTCGGCGTCGGCGACAAGGTAGCCGACTGCGTGCTCCTGTTCTCGCTGGGGTTCGACGAGGCCGTACCGCTGGACACGTGGCTCAAGTCGGCCATCGAGGAGTACTACCCCGACTGCGATCGGGGCTCCTACGCCGCGACTTCGCGGGCGATCCGCGAGCGACTGGGCGGGGAATACGCGGGCTACGCCCAGACTTACATCTTCCACCACCTCCGGACCGGGGAGTGA
- a CDS encoding mRNA cleavage and polyadenylation specificity factor-like protein, whose translation MTVRHRDGIHFEREADPEPSVVADARSAVGAINVVSHAHADHTFRSAPETVVCSAETAAIAEARTGRGFEFVESAPGVDLVPAGHVVGSRAALFDLEDGASGDVRRYCYTGDFSTRERCYLEGFDPDAVDADVLVMETTYGLPKYRFPSQDALEAEIGDWIRDNADRPLFCFGYSLGRAQKLQWIAREATGGSGGADASDDYGDGAGADNDDGNGSSDCAREILVSDSIHDVNEAIETATDGDLAFSGRPYDSLRDLTDEIVILPSNQARADWVETAVEREGALKAGFSGWAVDDSFLYRGNYDVTFPLTDHCDFDELLETVRAIDPDVVYTHHGFDEAFADRLETEYGYRARPLKREQTTLEEFC comes from the coding sequence GTGACCGTTCGCCACCGAGATGGCATCCACTTCGAACGCGAGGCCGACCCCGAACCCAGCGTCGTCGCCGACGCGCGCAGCGCCGTCGGGGCGATCAACGTCGTGAGCCACGCCCACGCCGATCACACCTTCCGGTCAGCGCCCGAAACCGTCGTCTGCTCGGCCGAAACAGCGGCCATCGCCGAGGCCCGCACCGGGCGCGGCTTCGAGTTCGTCGAGTCCGCGCCGGGTGTCGACCTCGTCCCCGCCGGCCACGTCGTCGGCTCCCGCGCGGCGCTGTTCGACCTCGAGGACGGCGCCAGCGGCGACGTCCGCCGCTACTGCTACACGGGCGACTTCTCGACCCGGGAGCGGTGCTACCTCGAGGGGTTCGACCCCGACGCGGTCGACGCGGACGTCCTCGTGATGGAGACGACCTACGGGCTCCCGAAATATCGATTCCCGTCGCAGGACGCGCTCGAGGCCGAGATCGGCGACTGGATCCGCGACAACGCCGACCGGCCGCTGTTCTGCTTCGGCTACTCGCTGGGCCGGGCCCAGAAACTCCAGTGGATCGCCCGCGAGGCGACCGGTGGCAGTGGCGGCGCGGATGCCAGTGACGATTACGGCGACGGTGCCGGTGCCGATAACGATGACGGCAACGGCAGCAGCGACTGCGCCCGCGAGATCCTCGTCTCGGACTCGATCCACGACGTCAACGAGGCCATCGAGACCGCGACGGACGGCGACCTCGCGTTCTCCGGCCGACCGTACGACTCCCTGCGCGACCTCACCGACGAAATCGTGATCCTCCCGTCGAATCAGGCTCGGGCGGACTGGGTCGAGACCGCGGTCGAGCGCGAGGGCGCCCTGAAGGCCGGCTTCTCGGGGTGGGCCGTCGACGACTCGTTCCTGTATCGGGGCAATTACGACGTCACGTTCCCCCTTACCGATCACTGCGACTTCGACGAACTGCTCGAGACGGTCCGGGCGATCGATCCCGACGTCGTCTACACCCACCACGGCTTCGACGAGGCGTTCGCCGATCGTCTCGAGACCGAGTACGGCTACCGAGCGCGGCCGCTGAAGCGAGAGCAGACGACGCTCGAGGAGTTCTGCTGA
- the fabG gene encoding 3-oxoacyl-ACP reductase FabG — MSMDGRTCVITGSARGIGRGIAEYLGEEGANVVINYRSSKGDAQEAVDTIETAGGSAVAAQADVADRAEVEHMREVCHEAFGPADVLVNNAGITADEQFTEMTREEWDRVMDVNLGGMFNCTQEFFDDVWNADEGRLINISSVVGKQGNFGQANYAAAKSGMFGFTRTIALELAKGGSTANCVAPGFTRTDMVESIPDRVLERIVSGIPLERLAEVEDIAAVVRFLASEESSYVTGEVIDVNGGMDL; from the coding sequence ATGTCCATGGATGGGCGAACCTGCGTCATCACCGGCTCGGCACGCGGCATCGGTCGGGGAATCGCGGAGTACCTCGGCGAAGAGGGTGCGAACGTCGTGATCAACTACCGTTCCTCGAAAGGAGACGCTCAGGAGGCGGTCGATACCATCGAAACGGCCGGCGGCAGCGCCGTCGCCGCGCAAGCCGACGTCGCCGACCGAGCGGAAGTCGAACACATGCGAGAGGTCTGCCACGAGGCGTTCGGTCCGGCGGACGTCCTCGTGAACAACGCCGGCATCACCGCCGACGAGCAGTTCACCGAGATGACCCGCGAGGAGTGGGACCGGGTCATGGACGTCAACCTCGGCGGGATGTTCAACTGCACCCAGGAGTTCTTCGACGACGTCTGGAACGCCGACGAGGGCCGACTGATCAACATCTCGAGCGTCGTCGGCAAGCAAGGCAACTTCGGCCAGGCCAACTACGCCGCCGCCAAGAGCGGCATGTTCGGCTTCACCCGGACCATCGCCCTCGAGCTCGCCAAGGGCGGCTCGACGGCGAACTGCGTGGCGCCCGGCTTCACGCGCACCGATATGGTCGAGAGCATTCCAGATCGGGTCCTCGAGCGGATCGTCTCGGGCATCCCGCTCGAGCGTCTGGCTGAAGTCGAAGACATCGCGGCCGTGGTCCGCTTCCTCGCCAGCGAGGAGTCCTCGTACGTCACCGGCGAAGTGATCGACGTCAACGGCGGAATGGACCTCTAG